The Streptomyces sp. NBC_01275 genome has a segment encoding these proteins:
- a CDS encoding DUF58 domain-containing protein: MSAGGTGLPETGRGEKGGARTALAGLTTRGRSFLAAGVAAAVCAYVLGQPDLLRVGLLLAALPLICAGVVYRTRYRVAGSRRLSPARVPAGSEARVHLRMENVSRLPTGLLMLQDRVPYVLGPRPRFVLDRVEAGGRREVSYRVRSDLRGRYPLGPLQLRLSDPFGMCELTRSFSTYDTLTVIPRVEPLPPVRLTGEAKGYGDGRQRSLALAGEDDVIPRGYRYGDDLRRVHWRSTARYGELMVRREEQPQRARCTVLLDTRGLAYQGAGPDSAFEWAVSGAASALVHMLERGFSVRLLTDTGNSVPGEGADGFAGASQETADAAGLMMDTLAVVDHSDGTGLSRAYDVLRRGNEGLLVAFLGDLDEEQAAVAAKMRRRSGGAVAFLLDGDGWVREPNGVPDPMNRQEERLRMLREAGWTALSVPRGASLDELWRQAGREQAGVVTAGGTRAGEAGS, from the coding sequence ATGAGCGCCGGGGGGACCGGGCTGCCGGAGACCGGCCGCGGCGAGAAGGGCGGCGCACGCACCGCCCTGGCCGGTCTGACCACCCGCGGGCGCTCCTTCCTGGCCGCCGGCGTCGCGGCCGCCGTCTGCGCCTATGTGCTCGGACAGCCCGATCTGCTGCGGGTCGGGCTGCTGCTGGCCGCCCTGCCGCTGATCTGCGCCGGCGTCGTCTACCGCACCCGCTACCGGGTCGCCGGCAGCCGCCGGCTCTCCCCCGCGCGCGTCCCCGCCGGCAGCGAGGCCCGCGTCCACCTGCGGATGGAGAACGTCTCGCGGCTGCCCACCGGCCTGCTGATGCTCCAGGACCGGGTGCCCTACGTGCTCGGCCCGCGCCCCCGCTTCGTCCTGGACCGGGTCGAGGCGGGCGGCCGCCGCGAGGTGTCCTACCGGGTCCGCTCCGACCTGCGCGGCCGCTACCCCCTGGGCCCGCTCCAGCTGCGCCTGAGCGACCCGTTCGGCATGTGCGAACTGACCCGCTCCTTCTCGACGTACGACACGCTGACGGTCATCCCGCGCGTGGAGCCGCTGCCCCCGGTCCGCCTGACCGGCGAGGCCAAGGGGTACGGCGACGGGCGGCAGCGCTCCCTGGCGCTGGCCGGCGAGGACGACGTGATCCCGCGCGGCTACCGCTACGGCGACGACCTGCGCCGGGTCCACTGGCGCTCCACCGCCCGCTACGGCGAGCTGATGGTGCGCCGCGAGGAGCAGCCCCAGCGGGCGCGCTGCACGGTCCTCCTGGACACCCGCGGCCTCGCCTACCAGGGCGCGGGCCCCGACTCGGCCTTCGAGTGGGCCGTCTCGGGCGCCGCGTCCGCGCTGGTGCACATGCTGGAGCGGGGCTTCTCCGTGCGGCTGCTCACGGACACCGGGAACTCGGTGCCCGGCGAGGGCGCCGACGGCTTCGCCGGGGCGAGCCAGGAGACGGCCGACGCGGCCGGGCTGATGATGGACACCCTCGCGGTGGTCGACCACTCCGACGGCACCGGCCTGTCCCGGGCCTACGACGTGCTGCGCCGCGGCAACGAGGGGCTGCTGGTGGCCTTCCTCGGCGACCTCGACGAGGAGCAGGCGGCGGTCGCCGCGAAGATGCGCCGACGCAGCGGGGGCGCGGTGGCGTTCCTGCTGGACGGCGACGGCTGGGTGCGTGAACCGAACGGCGTGCCCGATCCGATGAACAGGCAGGAGGAGCGGCTGCGGATGCTGCGCGAGGCGGGCTGGACGGCCCTGAGCGTGCCGCGGGGCGCTTCGCTTGACGAGCTCTGGCGCCAGGCCGGCCGGGAGCAGGCGGGGGTCGTGACGGCGGGCGGGACGCGGGCGGGGGAGGCGGGATCATGA
- a CDS encoding penicillin-binding protein 2, which produces MSDREPPRRRVPGPARPARPASAQRRPGPGARPARRPAPPRPTAPKVIRLGSPRPRLRMVGLALALVLTAFVVRLLQVQAVDASTYAAKAEQNRYVGQVLAAERGEITDRSGIAFATSEDAYDITADPTMFAPDQLKIDDGPEQAAALLAPILGQEQSALVKKLRPKNSATRYAKLAGRQTPQVWKQIKDLKAALTAKADSDGVTVNVLAGVFSVPSSKRVYPNGDLAAGILGWVNAEGKGGGGIEQQLNTTLAGKDGKIRYAQSGGRQVPTAGGSTETPAVPGSDVELTIDRDIQWAAQNAITEQVKASKADRGYVVVQDTRTGEILAMANSPGFDPNDLTQANSADMGNAALQDVYEPGSTAKVMSMAAVLEENVATPLTHVTVPNRLHRGDRLFQDDIDHATWYLTLNGVLAKSSNIGTILATGELGKTQADANRVLYSYLRKFGIGSPTGVGFPGETQGILAAPQKWSTSQQYTIPFGQGMSLNALQAASVYSTIANGGVRVAPSLVRGTQGPDGRFTPAAAPKKSRVISQKTAKTLAQMLESVVDDEQGTGAKARIPGYRVAGKTGTANRVDPATGKYKGYTSSFAGFAPADNPRVTVYCAIQNATKGSYFGGQICGPIFKQVMEFSLKTLQIPPTGAKAANLPVSFIP; this is translated from the coding sequence GTGTCCGACAGGGAACCGCCGCGCCGGCGCGTGCCCGGCCCCGCCCGGCCCGCCCGCCCCGCGTCCGCCCAGCGGCGCCCCGGCCCCGGCGCCCGCCCGGCCCGCCGCCCCGCCCCGCCCCGCCCCACGGCTCCGAAGGTCATCCGGCTCGGCAGCCCCCGCCCCCGGCTGCGCATGGTCGGCCTCGCGCTGGCCCTGGTGCTGACCGCCTTCGTCGTACGCCTGCTGCAGGTGCAGGCCGTCGACGCGAGCACGTACGCCGCCAAGGCCGAGCAGAACCGGTACGTCGGCCAGGTGCTGGCCGCCGAGCGCGGCGAGATCACCGACCGCAGCGGCATCGCCTTCGCGACCAGCGAGGACGCCTACGACATCACCGCCGACCCCACGATGTTCGCCCCCGACCAGCTGAAGATCGACGACGGCCCCGAGCAGGCGGCCGCGCTCCTGGCGCCGATCCTCGGCCAGGAGCAGTCCGCGCTCGTCAAGAAGCTGCGCCCCAAGAACTCGGCCACGCGCTACGCCAAGCTCGCCGGCCGGCAGACCCCGCAGGTCTGGAAGCAGATCAAGGACCTGAAGGCCGCGCTCACCGCGAAGGCCGACTCGGACGGCGTCACGGTCAACGTCCTCGCGGGCGTCTTCTCCGTTCCCAGCAGCAAGCGCGTGTACCCCAACGGCGATCTCGCCGCCGGGATACTGGGCTGGGTCAACGCCGAGGGAAAGGGCGGCGGCGGCATCGAGCAGCAGCTGAACACCACCCTCGCCGGCAAGGACGGCAAGATCCGCTACGCCCAGTCCGGCGGCCGCCAGGTGCCCACCGCGGGGGGTTCCACGGAGACCCCCGCGGTGCCTGGCTCCGACGTCGAGCTGACCATCGACCGCGACATCCAGTGGGCCGCGCAGAACGCCATCACCGAGCAGGTGAAGGCCTCCAAGGCCGACCGCGGATACGTCGTCGTCCAGGACACCCGCACCGGCGAGATCCTCGCCATGGCCAACTCGCCCGGCTTCGACCCCAACGACCTCACCCAGGCCAACTCGGCGGACATGGGCAACGCGGCGCTCCAGGACGTCTACGAGCCCGGCTCCACCGCCAAGGTCATGTCGATGGCCGCCGTGCTGGAGGAGAACGTCGCCACGCCGCTGACGCACGTCACCGTGCCCAACCGGCTGCACCGGGGCGACCGGCTCTTCCAGGACGACATCGACCACGCGACCTGGTACCTCACGCTCAACGGCGTGCTCGCCAAGTCGAGCAACATCGGCACCATCCTGGCCACCGGAGAGCTCGGCAAGACCCAGGCCGACGCCAACCGGGTCCTCTACTCCTACCTGCGCAAGTTCGGCATCGGCAGCCCCACCGGCGTCGGTTTCCCCGGCGAGACGCAGGGCATCCTCGCCGCGCCGCAGAAGTGGTCGACCTCGCAGCAGTACACGATTCCTTTCGGCCAGGGCATGTCGCTCAACGCGCTCCAGGCGGCCTCCGTCTACTCGACGATCGCCAACGGCGGCGTCCGCGTCGCACCCTCCCTGGTCCGCGGCACCCAGGGTCCCGACGGACGCTTCACGCCCGCCGCCGCGCCCAAGAAGTCCCGGGTGATCAGTCAGAAGACGGCCAAGACCCTCGCCCAGATGCTGGAGTCGGTCGTGGACGACGAGCAGGGCACCGGCGCCAAGGCGCGCATCCCCGGCTACCGCGTCGCGGGCAAGACCGGTACCGCCAACCGCGTGGATCCGGCCACCGGCAAGTACAAGGGCTACACCTCGTCGTTCGCCGGCTTCGCGCCCGCCGACAACCCCCGCGTCACCGTCTACTGCGCCATCCAGAACGCCACCAAGGGCAGCTACTTCGGCGGCCAGATCTGCGGCCCCATCTTCAAGCAGGTGATGGAGTTCTCCCTGAAGACCCTGCAGATCCCGCCCACCGGGGCGAAGGCCGCGAACCTTCCGGTCTCCTTCATCCCCTGA
- a CDS encoding UDP-N-acetylmuramoyl-L-alanyl-D-glutamate--2,6-diaminopimelate ligase: protein MTYPGPPRPAQVSATPFAELAGQLGVAVAERAADVTGITHDSRAVRPGDLYAALPGARLHGADFVTQAAGLGAVAVLTDPTGAERAAATGLPVLVVDDPRARMGELAATIYGRPGRDLLQIGITGTSGKTTTAYLVEGGLKTARSTGLIGTVETRIGETRIKSERTTPEATDLQALFAVMREQGVEAVAMEVSSHALVLGRVDGCVFDVAVFNNLSPEHMEFHSGMEDYFQAKAQLFTPERSRLGVVNLDDEYGRRLAREATVPVVGFSAEGHPDADWRALDVQIGPMDSTFTVVGPDGVRIAAKSPLPGPFNVANTLAAIVALAAAGLDPQTAAHGVAAVPGVPGRLERVDAGQPYLAVVDYAHKTDAVESVLRALRKVTKGRLHIVLGCGGDRDRTKRGPMGAAAARLADIAVLTSDNPRSEDPLAILAAMLEGAASVPAHERGEVLLFEDRAAAIAAAVARAHAGDTVLVAGKGHEQGQDIAGVVRPFDDRQVLREAIQQTQG from the coding sequence GTGACATATCCGGGACCGCCGCGACCGGCCCAGGTCTCCGCCACACCCTTCGCGGAGCTCGCCGGTCAGCTGGGTGTCGCCGTCGCGGAGCGCGCCGCGGACGTCACGGGCATCACCCATGACTCCCGCGCCGTCCGCCCCGGCGACCTGTACGCCGCCCTCCCGGGCGCCCGCCTGCACGGCGCCGACTTCGTCACCCAGGCCGCGGGCCTGGGCGCGGTCGCCGTCCTGACCGACCCCACCGGCGCCGAGCGCGCCGCCGCGACCGGCCTGCCGGTCTTGGTCGTGGACGACCCGCGCGCGCGGATGGGCGAGCTGGCGGCCACCATCTACGGCCGTCCGGGCCGCGACCTGCTCCAGATCGGCATCACCGGCACCTCCGGCAAGACCACGACCGCGTATCTGGTCGAGGGCGGTCTGAAGACGGCCCGGTCGACCGGGCTCATCGGCACCGTCGAGACGCGCATCGGCGAGACGCGCATCAAGTCCGAGCGCACCACCCCCGAAGCCACCGACCTCCAGGCCCTGTTCGCCGTCATGCGCGAGCAGGGCGTCGAGGCGGTCGCCATGGAGGTCTCCAGCCACGCGCTGGTCCTCGGCCGGGTCGACGGCTGCGTCTTCGACGTCGCCGTCTTCAACAACCTCAGCCCGGAGCACATGGAGTTCCACTCCGGCATGGAGGACTACTTCCAGGCCAAGGCGCAGCTGTTCACGCCGGAACGCAGCCGGCTCGGCGTGGTCAACCTCGACGACGAGTACGGCCGCCGGCTCGCCCGCGAGGCCACGGTCCCGGTCGTCGGCTTCTCCGCCGAGGGCCACCCCGACGCCGACTGGCGCGCGCTCGACGTCCAGATCGGCCCGATGGACTCCACGTTCACCGTCGTCGGCCCCGACGGCGTCCGCATCGCCGCCAAGTCGCCGCTGCCCGGCCCCTTCAACGTGGCCAACACCCTCGCCGCGATCGTCGCCCTCGCCGCCGCCGGCCTCGACCCGCAGACCGCCGCGCACGGCGTCGCCGCCGTGCCGGGCGTGCCGGGCCGGCTGGAGCGCGTGGACGCGGGGCAGCCCTATCTCGCGGTCGTCGACTACGCGCACAAGACGGACGCCGTCGAGTCGGTCCTCAGGGCGCTGCGCAAGGTCACCAAGGGCCGGCTGCACATCGTCCTGGGCTGCGGCGGCGACCGGGACCGGACCAAGCGCGGCCCGATGGGCGCGGCCGCGGCCCGGCTCGCCGACATCGCCGTGCTGACCTCCGACAACCCCCGCTCCGAGGACCCCCTCGCGATCCTCGCGGCCATGCTCGAGGGCGCGGCGTCCGTGCCCGCGCACGAGCGCGGCGAGGTGCTCCTCTTCGAGGACCGGGCCGCCGCGATCGCCGCGGCCGTCGCCCGGGCGCACGCCGGGGACACCGTGCTGGTCGCGGGCAAGGGCCATGAGCAGGGCCAGGACATCGCCGGAGTGGTCCGTCCGTTCGACGACCGCCAGGTGCTTCGCGAAGCTATCCAGCAGACCCAGGGATGA
- the mraY gene encoding phospho-N-acetylmuramoyl-pentapeptide-transferase codes for MMNQILFAGVIGLFLTLIGTPLLIKLLARKGYGQYIRDDGPREHASKRGTPTMGGIAFIFATVAAYFLSKVITGKPPTYSGLLVLGLMCGMGLVGFLDDYIKIVKRRSLGLRAKAKMAGQLIVGIAFAVLSLQFSDNRGNTPASTKLSFITDFGWTIGPVLFVVWALFMILAMSNGVNLTDGLDGLATGASVLVFGAYTFIGVWQYQESCANGETLTNPSACYEVRDPLDLAVIASALMGACLGFLWWNTSPAKIFMGDTGSLALGGVLAGLAICSRTELLIALLGGLFVLITMSVVIQVGSFKLTGKRVFRMAPLQHHFELKGWSEVLVVVRFWIIQGICVIVGLGLFYAGWAADK; via the coding sequence ATGATGAATCAGATCCTGTTCGCGGGCGTCATCGGCCTCTTCCTGACGCTGATCGGCACCCCGCTGCTGATCAAGCTGCTGGCCCGCAAGGGCTACGGCCAGTACATCCGCGACGACGGCCCGCGTGAGCACGCGAGCAAGCGCGGTACGCCGACCATGGGCGGCATCGCCTTCATCTTCGCGACCGTCGCCGCGTACTTCCTGTCCAAGGTGATCACCGGCAAGCCGCCGACCTACTCGGGTCTGCTGGTGCTCGGTCTGATGTGCGGGATGGGCCTGGTCGGCTTCCTGGACGACTACATCAAGATCGTCAAGCGGCGTTCGCTGGGGCTGCGGGCCAAGGCCAAGATGGCCGGCCAGCTGATCGTCGGCATCGCCTTCGCGGTGCTCTCCCTGCAGTTCTCGGACAACCGGGGCAACACCCCGGCCTCCACCAAGCTTTCGTTCATCACGGACTTCGGCTGGACGATCGGCCCGGTGCTGTTCGTCGTCTGGGCGCTGTTCATGATCCTCGCGATGTCCAACGGCGTGAACCTGACGGACGGTCTGGACGGCCTGGCCACCGGCGCCTCCGTGCTCGTCTTCGGCGCGTACACGTTCATCGGCGTCTGGCAGTACCAGGAGTCCTGCGCCAACGGCGAGACGCTGACCAACCCCAGCGCCTGTTACGAGGTGCGCGATCCACTGGACCTCGCGGTCATCGCCTCCGCGCTGATGGGAGCCTGTCTCGGCTTCCTGTGGTGGAACACCTCGCCGGCCAAGATCTTCATGGGCGACACCGGTTCGCTGGCGCTCGGCGGCGTGCTCGCGGGTCTGGCGATCTGCTCCCGCACCGAGCTGCTGATCGCCCTTCTCGGCGGCCTGTTCGTGCTGATCACGATGTCGGTGGTCATCCAGGTCGGCTCCTTCAAGCTCACCGGAAAGCGCGTCTTCCGGATGGCGCCACTCCAGCACCACTTCGAACTCAAGGGCTGGTCCGAAGTCCTTGTCGTGGTCCGCTTCTGGATCATCCAGGGCATCTGTGTGATCGTCGGACTGGGTCTCTTCTACGCGGGATGGGCAGCAGACAAGTGA
- the murF gene encoding UDP-N-acetylmuramoyl-tripeptide--D-alanyl-D-alanine ligase, translated as MIALSLAEIAAVVGGQTYDIPDPSVEVTGPVVRDSREVEPGSLFVAFAGERVDGHDFAAAVVEAGAAAVLASRPVGVPAIVVDDVQAALGALARHVVHRLGATLVALTGSAGKTSTKDLIAQVLRRKAPTVFTPGSLNNEIGLPLTALSATEETKFLVLEMGARGIGHIRYLADLTPPKIGLVLNVGTAHIGEFGGREQIAQAKGELVEALPAAAEGGVAILNADDPLVRSMASRTTAKVVLFGESGEADVRAENVRLTDSGQPAFSLHTPSGCSDVTMRLYGEHHVSNALAAAAVAHELGMSAEEIATALSEADTLSRWRMEVTERPDGVTIVNDAYNANPESMRAALRALAAMGEASRARGGRTWAVLGKMAELGDEALAEHDAVGRLAVRLNVGKLVAVGGREAAWLQLGAYNEGSWGEESVHVSDAQAAVHLLRSELRPGDVVLVKASRSVGLESVAQALLESGAEGEVVAR; from the coding sequence GTGATCGCCCTCTCCCTCGCCGAGATCGCAGCAGTCGTCGGCGGGCAGACGTACGACATACCGGATCCGTCCGTCGAGGTCACCGGACCGGTCGTCCGGGACTCCCGTGAGGTGGAGCCCGGCAGCCTCTTCGTCGCCTTCGCCGGCGAACGCGTGGACGGCCACGACTTCGCGGCCGCGGTCGTCGAGGCGGGTGCGGCGGCCGTGCTGGCGTCGCGGCCGGTCGGCGTGCCCGCGATCGTCGTGGACGACGTCCAGGCGGCGCTCGGCGCCCTCGCACGGCACGTGGTGCACCGGCTCGGCGCGACCCTCGTCGCCCTCACCGGCTCCGCGGGCAAGACCAGCACCAAGGATCTGATCGCGCAGGTGCTGCGGCGCAAGGCGCCCACGGTCTTCACCCCCGGCTCGCTCAACAACGAGATCGGACTGCCGCTGACCGCCCTGTCCGCCACCGAGGAGACGAAGTTCCTCGTGCTGGAGATGGGCGCCCGCGGGATCGGTCACATCCGCTACCTCGCCGATCTGACACCTCCGAAGATCGGCCTTGTCCTCAACGTCGGCACCGCCCACATCGGCGAGTTCGGCGGCCGCGAACAGATCGCACAGGCAAAGGGCGAACTCGTGGAGGCGCTTCCCGCGGCGGCCGAGGGCGGTGTGGCGATCCTCAACGCCGACGACCCGTTGGTCCGGTCCATGGCCTCCCGTACGACCGCGAAGGTGGTCCTTTTCGGAGAGTCCGGCGAAGCGGACGTACGCGCCGAGAACGTACGACTCACGGACAGCGGACAGCCCGCCTTCAGCCTTCACACACCCTCCGGGTGCAGCGATGTGACCATGCGCCTGTACGGTGAGCACCACGTGTCGAACGCGCTCGCCGCGGCCGCCGTCGCTCATGAGCTGGGCATGTCCGCGGAAGAGATCGCCACCGCGCTCTCCGAGGCAGACACCCTCTCCCGCTGGCGGATGGAGGTCACCGAGCGCCCGGACGGCGTGACGATCGTCAACGACGCCTACAACGCGAACCCCGAGTCCATGCGAGCGGCCCTGCGTGCGCTGGCAGCGATGGGCGAGGCCTCACGGGCACGGGGGGGACGGACCTGGGCGGTGCTCGGCAAGATGGCCGAGCTCGGGGACGAGGCGCTCGCCGAGCACGACGCGGTCGGACGGCTCGCCGTCCGGCTCAATGTCGGCAAGCTCGTCGCGGTCGGGGGCAGGGAAGCCGCCTGGCTGCAATTGGGCGCATATAACGAGGGTTCGTGGGGTGAGGAGTCGGTGCACGTGTCCGACGCACAGGCGGCGGTCCACCTGTTGCGCAGCGAGTTGCGCCCGGGGGATGTCGTACTCGTGAAGGCGTCCCGTTCGGTCGGTCTGGAGAGCGTCGCGCAGGCGCTGCTCGAGAGCGGTGCCGAGGGTGAGGTTGTCGCCCGATGA
- the rsmH gene encoding 16S rRNA (cytosine(1402)-N(4))-methyltransferase RsmH: protein MSQSRHVPVMLQRCLDLLAPALQRPGAVVVDCTLGLGGHSEALLTQFPEARLVALDRDKEALRLSGERLAPFGERATLVHAVYDELPDVLERLGLARVQGVLFDLGVSSMQLDEADRGFAYAQDAPLDMRMDQTTGISAAEVLNTYAPGELVRILRAYGEEKQAKRIVSAVVRERDKEPFANSARLVDLIRNALPQAAKRTGGNPAKRTFQALRIEVNGELSVLERAIPAAVQTLDVGGRIAVLSYHSLEDRLVKQVFAAGAANTAPPGLPIVPERYQPRLKLLTRGAELPTEEEVAENRRAAPARLRGAERIRESIE from the coding sequence TTGAGCCAGAGTCGACACGTCCCGGTGATGCTCCAGCGGTGCCTGGACCTGTTGGCCCCCGCACTGCAGCGGCCCGGAGCGGTCGTCGTCGACTGCACGCTCGGCCTCGGCGGACACAGCGAGGCCCTGCTGACGCAGTTCCCCGAGGCCCGGCTCGTCGCCCTCGACCGCGACAAGGAGGCCCTGCGCCTGTCCGGCGAGCGCCTCGCCCCCTTCGGTGAGCGCGCCACCCTCGTGCACGCGGTCTACGACGAACTCCCCGACGTACTCGAGCGGCTCGGCCTCGCGCGCGTGCAGGGCGTCCTGTTCGACCTCGGCGTCTCCTCCATGCAACTCGACGAGGCCGACCGGGGCTTCGCCTACGCCCAGGACGCCCCCCTCGACATGCGTATGGACCAGACGACCGGCATCAGCGCCGCCGAGGTCCTCAACACCTACGCGCCCGGCGAACTCGTCAGGATCCTGCGGGCGTACGGCGAGGAGAAGCAGGCCAAGCGGATCGTCTCGGCCGTCGTGCGCGAACGCGACAAGGAGCCCTTCGCCAACAGCGCCCGGCTCGTCGACCTGATTCGCAACGCGCTTCCGCAGGCTGCCAAGCGCACCGGCGGCAACCCGGCCAAGCGCACCTTCCAGGCCCTGCGCATCGAGGTCAACGGCGAGCTCTCCGTACTGGAGCGGGCGATCCCGGCCGCGGTGCAGACGCTCGACGTGGGCGGGCGGATCGCCGTCCTGTCGTACCACTCGCTGGAGGACCGGCTGGTCAAGCAGGTGTTCGCGGCGGGCGCCGCCAACACCGCGCCGCCCGGACTGCCCATCGTGCCCGAGCGCTACCAGCCCCGGCTCAAGCTGCTCACCCGCGGTGCCGAACTTCCCACCGAGGAAGAGGTCGCCGAGAACCGGCGTGCCGCCCCGGCGCGACTGCGCGGGGCCGAGCGGATCAGGGAGTCCATCGAATGA
- a CDS encoding carbonic anhydrase codes for MTTSASVPAGPEGAITEGTVTDRLVEANGRYAAAFADPGMDAHPVLQVAVVACMDARLDLHAALGLELGDCHTIRNAGGVVTDDVIRSLTISQRALGTRSVVLIHHTGCGLETLTEEFRHELEMEVGQRPAWAVEAFRDVDQDVRQSMQRVRTSPFLVRTDDVRGFVFDVKTGLLREIDPA; via the coding sequence ATGACGACTTCTGCATCGGTTCCCGCAGGGCCCGAAGGCGCCATAACCGAGGGCACGGTCACCGACCGCCTCGTCGAGGCGAACGGGCGGTACGCCGCCGCGTTCGCCGACCCCGGGATGGACGCCCACCCCGTCCTGCAGGTCGCCGTGGTCGCCTGCATGGACGCCCGCCTCGACCTGCACGCCGCACTCGGCCTGGAGCTCGGCGACTGCCACACGATCCGCAACGCGGGCGGGGTCGTCACCGACGACGTGATCCGCTCGCTCACCATCAGCCAGCGGGCGCTGGGCACCCGCAGCGTGGTGCTCATCCACCACACCGGCTGCGGTCTGGAGACCCTCACCGAGGAGTTCCGCCACGAGCTGGAGATGGAGGTCGGCCAGCGTCCGGCCTGGGCCGTGGAGGCCTTCCGGGACGTCGACCAGGACGTACGGCAGTCGATGCAGCGCGTGCGCACCTCGCCGTTCCTGGTGCGCACCGACGACGTGCGCGGCTTCGTCTTCGACGTGAAGACGGGTCTGCTGCGCGAGATCGACCCCGCGTAA
- a CDS encoding MoxR family ATPase yields MTTYDERASLTDLTATVERVRSSVEGVIEGKPEVVRLSLTVLLAEGHLLIEDVPGVGKTMLAKALARSIDCSVRRIQFTPDLLPSDITGVSIWDQQRRDFEFKPGAIFAQIVIGDEINRASPKTQSALLESLEERQVTIDGQTYELPSPFMVVATQNPVEMEGTYPLPEAQRDRFMARVSIGYPSAEAELQMLDVHGGVSPLDDLQPVAHAHEIVKLIDAVRGVHVAESVRRYAVDLVSATRTHPDLRLGASPRATLHLLRAAKASAALSGRDYALPDDLQNLAVAVLAHRLLLTAQAQLNRRTAEQVVEEILQRTSVPAAPQQSPSYGLGHGTQAYGRPPRRL; encoded by the coding sequence GTGACGACCTATGACGAGCGAGCGAGCCTCACAGATCTGACCGCCACTGTGGAGCGTGTCCGCAGTTCGGTGGAGGGAGTGATCGAGGGCAAGCCCGAGGTCGTACGGCTTTCGCTGACCGTGCTGCTCGCCGAGGGGCATCTGCTGATCGAGGATGTCCCCGGCGTCGGCAAGACGATGCTCGCCAAGGCGCTGGCGCGGTCCATCGACTGCTCCGTGCGGCGCATCCAGTTCACGCCCGACCTGCTGCCCTCGGACATCACGGGCGTGTCCATCTGGGACCAGCAGCGCCGGGACTTCGAGTTCAAACCGGGCGCGATCTTCGCGCAGATCGTGATCGGCGACGAGATCAACCGCGCCTCGCCGAAGACGCAGTCCGCGCTCCTGGAGTCGCTGGAGGAGCGCCAGGTCACCATCGACGGGCAGACCTACGAGCTGCCCAGCCCGTTCATGGTGGTGGCCACGCAGAACCCGGTCGAGATGGAGGGCACCTACCCGCTGCCCGAGGCGCAGCGCGACCGCTTCATGGCCCGCGTCTCCATCGGCTACCCCAGCGCCGAGGCCGAGCTGCAGATGCTCGACGTGCACGGCGGGGTCAGCCCCCTGGACGACCTCCAGCCGGTGGCCCACGCGCACGAGATCGTGAAGCTGATCGACGCCGTCCGCGGCGTCCACGTCGCCGAGTCCGTCCGCCGCTACGCGGTCGACCTGGTCTCCGCCACGCGCACCCATCCCGACCTGCGACTCGGCGCCTCCCCGCGCGCGACGCTGCATCTGCTGCGCGCGGCGAAGGCGTCCGCCGCCCTCAGCGGCCGGGACTACGCACTGCCGGACGACCTGCAGAACCTCGCCGTGGCCGTCCTGGCCCACCGGCTGCTGCTCACCGCCCAGGCCCAGCTGAACCGCCGCACGGCGGAGCAGGTCGTCGAGGAGATCCTGCAGCGCACCTCGGTGCCCGCGGCTCCCCAGCAGAGCCCCAGCTACGGCCTGGGCCACGGCACGCAGGCGTACGGCCGGCCGCCGCGGAGGCTGTGA
- a CDS encoding septum formation initiator family protein yields MSRKPELKGRAARFARLFPAGPRQAARTPFVLLVVLLLGGGLIGLLVLNSALSEGSFKMDDLQRDTKSLTDEEQALQRDIDSYSAPDALQRRASELGMIPGGDPAFLDPDGTVKGVPTAAALRPTQDAAVRPPEAITLSQTIASPPPPAPSVSPVPNASPAPGVSPVPGSAPLQSAAPVPTAATPTTPGR; encoded by the coding sequence GTGAGCAGGAAACCCGAACTGAAGGGGCGGGCGGCCCGGTTCGCGCGTCTCTTTCCCGCAGGCCCGCGCCAGGCGGCCCGCACCCCGTTCGTCCTCCTCGTCGTCCTTCTGCTCGGCGGCGGCCTCATCGGACTGCTCGTGCTGAACTCCGCGCTCAGCGAGGGCTCGTTCAAGATGGACGACCTCCAGAGGGACACCAAGAGCCTCACCGACGAGGAGCAGGCGCTCCAGCGGGACATCGACTCCTACTCCGCCCCGGACGCCCTCCAGCGCCGCGCGAGCGAACTCGGCATGATCCCCGGCGGCGACCCCGCCTTCCTCGACCCCGACGGCACGGTGAAGGGCGTTCCCACGGCCGCCGCCCTGCGGCCCACACAGGACGCCGCCGTACGGCCGCCGGAGGCCATCACGCTCTCCCAGACGATCGCGTCCCCGCCGCCGCCCGCCCCGAGCGTCTCGCCCGTGCCGAACGCCTCGCCCGCACCGGGCGTCTCTCCGGTGCCGGGCTCCGCTCCCTTGCAGAGCGCGGCCCCCGTTCCGACCGCAGCCACCCCCACGACCCCCGGCAGGTGA